Proteins found in one Arachis stenosperma cultivar V10309 chromosome 8, arast.V10309.gnm1.PFL2, whole genome shotgun sequence genomic segment:
- the LOC130943348 gene encoding WD repeat-containing protein ATCSA-1-like isoform X1 — protein sequence MHTWKQIRDREFGNLRPHRFSNRIKSRRVSDLELSNHKDFLSPHKGALNSLQVDLTEGRYLLSAAADASVAVFDVQRPTEYEAGGLISKHRCLFLVDKQHQLAHKYAVSSAVWYPVDTGLFITGSFDHHINVWDTNTTQVVVNFKMPGKVYRTAMSPLATSHMLVAAATEDVQVRLCDVASGAFAHTLSGHRDGVMSVEWSTSSEWVLMTGGCDGAIRFWDIRRAGCFLVLDQSRTQLGRRPSVLKRSITHKESSFKSSSAGQTTSAKVRVSQKKVPNGNGSRQVVIGRVPSKGSIKQRLHPGMLSTQDRATAHYGAVTGLKVTDDGMYLLSSGSDSRLRLWDIESGCDTLVNFETVRLQTNKPIQLATSQDSTRVFVPCMRTVKAFDMWSGSTSATFRGHYECVNSCWFNEQDQELYTGGNDRQILVWSPARLISDEMEEGIAEDQDSWSN from the exons ATGCATACGTGGAAGCAGATCAGAGACAGGGAATTTGGTAATTTGCGCCCACATCGTTTCTCCAATCGGATCAAGTCCCGCCGCGTCTCCGACCTCGAATTGTCAAACCACAAagactttctctctcctcacaaggGCGCCCTGAACTCCCTTCAG GTTGATTTGACAGAGGGAAGATACTTGCTATCCGCTGCCGCAGATGCCTCCGTCGCCGTCTTCGACGTGCAGCGCCCCACCGAGTACGAAGCCGGTGGCCTCATATCCAAGCACCGGTGTCTTTTTCTCGTGGACAAGCAGCACCAGCTGGCGCACAAGTATGCTGTTTCCTCCGCCGTCTGGTACCCTGTGGACACTGGATTGTTCATCACTGGCTCCTTCGATCACCACATCAATGTCTGGGACACGAACACCACTCAGGTTGTGGTGAATTTCAAGATGCCTGGCAAGGTTTATCGGACTGCCATGTCCCCCTTGGCCACCTCTCACATGCTCGTCGCCGCCGCCACCGAGGATGTCCAAGTCCGCCTCTGTGATGTTGCTTCTGGTGCTTTTGCTCACACCTTGTCCGGCCACCGTG ATGGAGTAATGAGTGTTGAATGGTCTACTTCAAGTGAATGGGTGTTGATGACTGGAGGATGCGATGGTGCGATACGTTTTTGGGATATTAGACGTGCTGGCTGTTTCCTTGTTTTAGATCAATCTCGGACTCAGCTTGGAAGACGCCCATCCGTACTTAAACGCTCTATCACACACAAG GAGTCGAGTTTTAAGTCTTCCTCGGCTGGCCAAACAACAAGTGCAAAAGTTCGCGTTTCACAAAAGAAGGTTCCTAATGGGAATGGGAGCAGACAGGTTGTGATTGGTAGAGTTCCATCCAAGGGATCAATAAAGCAGAGATTACATCCAGGAATGCTGTCCACTCAGGATCGCGCAACAGCTCATTATGGTGCTGTGACAGGGTTAAAAGTAACAGATGATGGCATGTATCTACTAAGCTCAG GGTCTGATTCAAGACTAAGGTTGTGGGATATTGAATCTGGCTGTGACACGCTAGTGAACTTTGAAACCGTACGCCTGCAAACAAATAAACCAATTCAATTAGCCACCTCTCAGGATTCAACCCGCGTTTTTGTTCCATGCATGAGAACTGTGAAG GCATTTGACATGTGGTCTGGGAGCACGTCTGCAACATTTCGTGGCCACTATGAATGCGTGAACTCTTGCTGGTTTAATGAACAAGATCAG GAATTATACACTGGTGGGAATGATAGACAAATTCTTGTGTGGTCACCTGCTAGGTTAATTTCAGATGAAATG GAAGAAGGAATTGCTGAAGATCAGGACAGCTGGAGTAACTGA
- the LOC130945581 gene encoding increased DNA methylation 1-like, whose protein sequence is MSLTGKPPPEIRIEGENCPRAVVEWYQCSASKDQRHDFDLSLKAKKHLVSLGWIFSYCDKKTRWELRYKSPSGKTYISLRTACKACIEENNKDSSSSSNGSHQSQSQSLPIASPSSAQQPTSSKVTGGRPRRRKKPSDDEDWTLTSHQLSNLVSSRSSSRGGGRRDSGESPNAARKVTRERSSSDNPNLPAFRNPRTILSWLIDNNVVAQEAWVFCCGGKDNELVKRGKLFRSGIGCHCCDSLLTLSQFEVHAGCKGQPPSASIFLEHDTRSLLDCQNQALMMIKANNNGDNDHHHENDSICSICLKGGFILLCDRCPASFHAECIGLDHVPPGDWFCPSCSCRICNRPKCREDSSRQETHLANNFIACYQCRRRFHIGCLAASRDFAFLEMETDCNELWFCNKACEKIFLTLNSMLGKPILVGDGNLTWTLLTSLKNSNNDNDDDGYITEMESKLNVALGVIHECFEPIIDPVFGRDIAADIMFSRYSWLPRMNFTGFYTVILERNDEVISVANTRIYGQKVAEVPLVATRNQYRNQGMCRILMDQLEKLLVKLGVERLLLPAAPNLIKFWTNSFGFAKMTHSDQYYYVGYPLANFPDTTLCHKSLKQPLMLC, encoded by the coding sequence ATGTCACTGACTGGTAAACCCCCTCCTGAGATCAGAATTGAAGGAGAGAATTGCCCTCGTGCGGTGGTGGAATGGTACCAATGTTCAGCGTCAAAGGATCAAAGACACGATTTTGACCTGAGCTTGAAGGCGAAGAAACACCTCGTTTCGTTGGGTTGGATCTTTTCTTATTGCGACAAGAAAACTCGCTGGGAACTTCGTTACAAATCCCCTTCTGGTAAGACCTACATTTCTCTCAGAACTGCATGCAAAGCCTGCATTGAAGAGAATAACAAagattcttcatcttcttccaatGGATCACACCAATCTCAATCCCAATCTCTACCTATTGCATCACCGTCTTCTGCTCAACAACCTACGAGTTCCAAGGTAACCGGTGGTAGGCCTCGGAGACGCAAGAAACCGAGTGACGATGAAGATTGGACTCTTACGTCTCATCAATTATCCAATTTAGTAAGTTCTCGTTCTAGTTCTCGTGGCGGTGGTCGTCGTGATTCTGGTGAAAGTCCTAATGCTGCAAGAAAAGTAACGAGGGAACGGAGTTCTTCTGATAATCCTAATTTGCCGGCGTTTCGGAATCCAAGAACGATTCTTTCTTGGCTGATTGACAACAATGTGGTGGCGCAGGAGGCGTGGGTTTTCTGCTGTGGAGGGAAAGATAATGAATTGGTGAAGAGAGGGAAGCTGTTTCGTTCTGGTATTGGCTGCCATTGTTGTGATTCTTTGCTTACACTCTCTCAATTCGAGGTTCATGCCGGTTGCAAAGGTCAACCTCCCTCTGCTAGTATCTTCTTGGAACATGATACAAGGTCTTTGTTGGATTGCCAGAACCAAGCATTGATGATGATCAAGGCTAACAACAATGGGGATAATGATCATCATCATGAAAATGATTCCATTTGTTCAATTTGTCTCAAGGGGGGTTTCATTCTTCTCTGTGATCGCTGTCCGGCGTCATTCCACGCTGAATGTATTGGCCTTGATCATGTTCCCCCTGGTGATTGGTTCTGCCCTTCATGTTCTTGCAGAATTTGCAACCGTCCCAAATGCAGAGAAGATTCTTCTAGACAGGAAACTCATTTGGCTAACAATTTTATAGCTTGTTATCAGTGTCGACGCAGATTCCACATTGGATGTTTAGCAGCTTCTAGAGACTTTGCTTTTCTGGAAATGGAAACCGATTGTAATGAGCTTTGGTTTTGCAATAAAGCTTGTGAGAAGATATTTTTGACACTGAATAGCATGTTGGGAAAACCAATTCTTGTGGGTGatggtaatctaacttggacacTGTTGACGAGCCTCAAGAATAGCAATAATGACAATGATGACGATGGATACATTACTGAAATGGAGAGCAAGCTAAATGTCGCACTTGGAGTAATTCATGAGTGTTTTGAGCCCATCATAGATCCTGTGTTTGGAAGAGATATTGCTGCAGATATTATGTTCAGCAGATATTCATGGCTGCCACGTATGAACTTTACAGGGTTCTACACTGTCATTCTAGAGAGGAATGATGAGGTGATCTCTGTTGCAAACACAAGGATTTATGGCCAAAAGGTTGCAGAAGTGCCGCTTGTCGCCACGAGGAACCAGTATCGAAATCAGGGAATGTGTCGAATTCTGATGGATCAGCTTGAGAAGCTGTTGGTTAAGTTGGGTGTTGAGAGGTTGCTATTGCCTGCTGCtcctaatttaataaaattttggaCAAACTCATTTGGATTTGCAAAAATGACACACTCAGATCAGTATTACTATGTAGGTTATCCTCTTGCAAATTTTCCGGACACAACATTGTGCCACAAATCATTGAAGCAACCTTTGATGCTGTGTTGA
- the LOC130945583 gene encoding aspartic proteinase nepenthesin-2-like, with translation MANISVGQPSTPQLVVMDTASEIFWIMCNPCTNCDQHLGQLFGPSKSSTYIQLCRTPCGFRGCNCHPLDRSPFIITYADNSSASGTLGYETLVFETSDEGSIQIPNIEFGCGRDIVYNNDPGYNGILGLNNAPMSLASQIGHKFSYCIGSLADKSSNYNQLILGEGADLEGYPTHFQALRGMYYITMEGISVGERRLDIPPATFEMKENDAGGVIIDTGSTLTYLPDDVQIYYTRKDLVGFPVVTFHFAQGADLALDTGSFFEQLTDSVFCMAIGPVSATGVDNRSSVIGLLAQQGYNVGYDLVNQIVYFQRIHCQLLSG, from the exons ATGGCAAATATCTCAGTAGGCCAACCTTCCACCCCACAGCTAGTTGTGATGGACACTGCCAGCGAAATCTTCTGGATTATGTGCAACCCTTGCACGAATTGTGATCAACATTTAGGTCAACTTTTTGGCCCTTCAAAGTCTTCCACCTACATCCAATTATGCAGGACACCTTGCGGCTTTCGAGGCTGCAATTGCCACCCCTTGGATAGGTCACCGTTCATTATCACTTACGCAGACAATTCGTCTGCATCAGGAACCCTTGGCTATGAAACGCTAGTCTTTGAGACATCTGACGAAGGTTCCATTCAAATACCAAACATAGAATTCGGGTGTGGCCGCGacattgtgtacaataatgatccAGGGTATAATGGAATACTAGGACTAAACAATGCACCTATGTCTTTGGCATCACAAATAGGCCATAAATTCTCTTACTGCATAGGAAGCCTAGCTGACAAAAGTAGTAATTACAACCAACTGATCCTAGGCGAAGGAGCAGATCTTGAAGGCTATCCAACCCATTTTCAAGCTCTTCGTGGCATGTATTACATCACCATGGAAGGCATAAGTGTAGGAGAAAGGAGGCTTGACATTCCTCCTGCAACTTTTGAGATGAAAGAGAATGACGCGGGTGGTGTCATCATTGACACAGGGTCTACGCTCACCTACCTACCTGATGATGTGCAAATTTACTATACAAGGAA AGATTTAGTTGGATTTCCAGTGGTTACCTTCCATTTTGCTCAAGGTGCAGATTTGGCTTTGGACACTGGAAGCTTCTTTGAACAGCTCACAGACAGCGTATTCTGCATGGCTATAGGTCCAGTCAGTGCGACTGGCGTCGACAACCGATCTTCTGTTATCGGCTTATTGGCTCAGCAGGGTTACAATGTTGGATATGACCTTGTTAACCAGATTGTTTACTTTCAAAGAATTCATTGTCAACTGCTTAGTGGCTGA
- the LOC130943348 gene encoding WD repeat-containing protein ATCSA-1-like isoform X2, giving the protein MHTWKQIRDREFGNLRPHRFSNRIKSRRVSDLELSNHKDFLSPHKGALNSLQVDLTEGRYLLSAAADASVAVFDVQRPTEYEAGGLISKHRCLFLVDKQHQLAHKYAVSSAVWYPVDTGLFITGSFDHHINVWDTNTTQVVVNFKMPGKVYRTAMSPLATSHMLVAAATEDVQVRLCDVASGAFAHTLSGHRDGVMSVEWSTSSEWVLMTGGCDGAIRFWDIRRAGCFLVLDQSRTQLGRRPSVLKRSITHKESSFKSSSAGQTTSAKVRVSQKKVPNGNGSRQVVIGRVPSKGSIKQRLHPGMLSTQDRATAHYGAVTGLKVTDDGSDSRLRLWDIESGCDTLVNFETVRLQTNKPIQLATSQDSTRVFVPCMRTVKAFDMWSGSTSATFRGHYECVNSCWFNEQDQELYTGGNDRQILVWSPARLISDEMEEGIAEDQDSWSN; this is encoded by the exons ATGCATACGTGGAAGCAGATCAGAGACAGGGAATTTGGTAATTTGCGCCCACATCGTTTCTCCAATCGGATCAAGTCCCGCCGCGTCTCCGACCTCGAATTGTCAAACCACAAagactttctctctcctcacaaggGCGCCCTGAACTCCCTTCAG GTTGATTTGACAGAGGGAAGATACTTGCTATCCGCTGCCGCAGATGCCTCCGTCGCCGTCTTCGACGTGCAGCGCCCCACCGAGTACGAAGCCGGTGGCCTCATATCCAAGCACCGGTGTCTTTTTCTCGTGGACAAGCAGCACCAGCTGGCGCACAAGTATGCTGTTTCCTCCGCCGTCTGGTACCCTGTGGACACTGGATTGTTCATCACTGGCTCCTTCGATCACCACATCAATGTCTGGGACACGAACACCACTCAGGTTGTGGTGAATTTCAAGATGCCTGGCAAGGTTTATCGGACTGCCATGTCCCCCTTGGCCACCTCTCACATGCTCGTCGCCGCCGCCACCGAGGATGTCCAAGTCCGCCTCTGTGATGTTGCTTCTGGTGCTTTTGCTCACACCTTGTCCGGCCACCGTG ATGGAGTAATGAGTGTTGAATGGTCTACTTCAAGTGAATGGGTGTTGATGACTGGAGGATGCGATGGTGCGATACGTTTTTGGGATATTAGACGTGCTGGCTGTTTCCTTGTTTTAGATCAATCTCGGACTCAGCTTGGAAGACGCCCATCCGTACTTAAACGCTCTATCACACACAAG GAGTCGAGTTTTAAGTCTTCCTCGGCTGGCCAAACAACAAGTGCAAAAGTTCGCGTTTCACAAAAGAAGGTTCCTAATGGGAATGGGAGCAGACAGGTTGTGATTGGTAGAGTTCCATCCAAGGGATCAATAAAGCAGAGATTACATCCAGGAATGCTGTCCACTCAGGATCGCGCAACAGCTCATTATGGTGCTGTGACAGGGTTAAAAGTAACAGATGATG GGTCTGATTCAAGACTAAGGTTGTGGGATATTGAATCTGGCTGTGACACGCTAGTGAACTTTGAAACCGTACGCCTGCAAACAAATAAACCAATTCAATTAGCCACCTCTCAGGATTCAACCCGCGTTTTTGTTCCATGCATGAGAACTGTGAAG GCATTTGACATGTGGTCTGGGAGCACGTCTGCAACATTTCGTGGCCACTATGAATGCGTGAACTCTTGCTGGTTTAATGAACAAGATCAG GAATTATACACTGGTGGGAATGATAGACAAATTCTTGTGTGGTCACCTGCTAGGTTAATTTCAGATGAAATG GAAGAAGGAATTGCTGAAGATCAGGACAGCTGGAGTAACTGA
- the LOC130943284 gene encoding pentatricopeptide repeat-containing protein At5g57250, mitochondrial-like, translating into MKLFYATRPFSSSSSSSSSSSCSSKNHSLQTLLKRGFTPILKSINIFLLSLLRHRKFNLIIHLFTTATLIPTNPTTLSILTWALLHSRSFQDAENLILTHFTHSHPRIWDTLIRTHHDPHRALFLLRYCLQNGAVLPSPLTFSSLIHRLSSQGDLGMTMEALEIMTDHRVRYPFDDFVCSSVISGFCRIGKPELALGFYDNAVGSGALLRPGLVTLTAIVGALVRLGRLDEVCGLVRRMEEDGIGLDVVLYSVWVCGYVKGNDLVEVFRKMREMVVVKGIDHDYVSYTILIDGFSKLGDVEKSFGILAKMIKEGKGPNKVTYTAIISAYCKKGKVEEARGVFERIGELGIELDEFVYAVLIDGYCRIGDFGSVFKLFVEMEKRGVSPSVVTYNTIINGLCKFGRTSEADELSKDVAADVITYSTLLHGYTEEENTPGILQTKRRLEEAGIAMDIIMCNVLIKALFMMGAFEDVYALYKGMPEMGLVPNSVTYCTMIDQYCKVGRIDEALVVFDDFRKTSFSSPVCYTSIIHGLCKKGMVEMAIEALVELNDKGLELSRYTFRMLMRTILTEKGAKEVLDLVYTMEGLGQDLYESVCNDAIFLLCRRGFLEDAYRLCLMMRKTGLYVTRNSYYSILRSYLSNRDREHMLPLLNIFLKEYGLVDPMMRRILACYLCLKDIHSALQFMEKTITLPVSILRILIKEGRALDAYKLVVKTQDSLQVMYADYANLIDALCKGGYLNKALDLCAFVEKKGITLDIVVYNSIINGLCHEGRLIEAFRLFDSLEKLNLIPSEITYATLIYALSREGYLVDAEHVFSKMVLKGFQPKTQVYNSLLEGISKFGQLENALELLNDMETKYIEPDSLTVSAVINCHCQKGNMEGALQFYYEFKRKDVSPDFFGFLYLIRGLCSKGRMEEARSVLREMLKSKNIEEIINIVNNEVDNESIGGFLAILCEQGSIQEALTVLNEIASTLYPVLRLSTYNQGAHAQRNISELNAGLQSSRSLSSSCRIGLDFGSCDASVESDLTINNDSHVTRSRPLNFDFYYSMIATHCAKGELQKANQVAKGMLSHLRR; encoded by the coding sequence ATGAAATTGTTCTACGCAACAAGACcattctcctcctcctcctcctcctcctcttcttcttcgtGCTCCTCAAAGAACCATTCACTCCAAACATTATTGAAGCGTGGATTCACCCCTATCCTGAAATCCATCAACATATTCCTCCTCTCCCTCCTCCGCCACCGCAAGTTCAACCTCATCATCCACCTCTTCACCACTGCCACACTCATCCCCACTAACCCTACCACCCTCTCCATCCTCACATGGGCACTCCTCCATTCTAGAAGCTTCCAAGATGCCGAGAATCTCATCTTAACTCACTTCACCCATTCCCATCCTCGCATCTGGGACACACTCATCCGTACCCACCATGACCCTCATAGGGCACTCTTTCTTCTACGCTATTGCCTCCAAAACGGTGCCGTTTTACCCTCTCCTCTCACTTTCTCTTCTCTTATTCACAGACTCTCTTCTCAGGGGGACCTAGGCATGACAATGGAGGCGCTGGAGATCATGACAGATCATAGGGTAAGGTACCCTTTTGATGATTTTGTTTGTAGCTCTGTGATTTCTGGGTTTTGTAGGATTGGGAAGCCTGAACTTGCATTAGGGTTTTATGACAATGCTGTGGGTTCTGGGGCACTGTTGAGGCCCGGCTTGGTTACTTTAACTGCAATTGTTGGTGCACTTGTTAGGTTGGGGAGGCTTGATGAGGTTTGTGGTTTGGTTAGGAGGATGGAGGAGGATGGGATCGGTTTGGATGTTGTTTTGTATAGTGTTTGGGTTTGTGGTTATGTTAAAGGAAATGACTTGGTGGAGGTTTTTCGAAAGATGAGGGAAATGGTGGTGGTGAAGGGTATCGATCATGATTATGTGAGTTATACTATACTCATTGATGGGTTTTCGAAGTTAGGCGATGTGGAGAAGTCATTTGGGATCTTGGCTAAGATGATAAAGGAAGGGAAGGGGCCCAATAAGGTCACTTACACTGCAATAATATCTGCTTATTGTAAGAAGGGTAAAGTTGAGGAAGCACGTGGTGTTTTCGAGAGGATAGGTGAGTTGGGAATTGAGTTGGATGAGTTTGTGTATGCAGTTTTGATTGATGGGTATTGTCGGATTGGAGATTTTGGTAGTGTCTTTAAGCTATTTGTTGAAATGGAGAAAAGAGGGGTTAGTCCTAGTGTTGTTACGTATAATACCATAATAAATGGTTTGTGCAAGTTCGGGAGGACATCTGAGGCAGATGAGTTATCGAAAGATGTGGCTGCCGATGTGATTACGTACAGCACGTTGTTGCACGGTTATACCGAAGAAGAGAACACTCCGGGGATTTTGCAGACAAAGCGGCGACTAGAAGAAGCTGGAATCGCCATGGATATCATAATGTGCAATGTGCTGATCAAAGCATTGTTTATGATGGGGGCTTTTGAAGATGTTTATGCTCTTTACAAAggaatgccagaaatgggcctGGTTCCGAATTCTGTTACTTATTGCACAATGATTGATCAGTATTGCAAGGTAGGTAGAATTGACGAGGCACTTGTGGTGTTTGACGACTTCAGAAAAACATCATTCTCTTCACCTGTATGCTACACTAGTATTATTCATGGCCTCTGCAAGAAGGGTATGGTAGAAATGGCCATTGAGGCATTAGTTGAACTCAATGATAAAGGACTGGAGTTAAGTAGATATACATTTAGGATGTTAATGAGGACAATTCTCACTGAAAAGGGTGCAAAAGAGGTTTTAGATTTAGTTTACACAATGGAAGGATTGGGCCAAGACTTATATGAGTCAGTATGTAATGATGCGATCTTTTTATTGTGCAGAAGAGGATTTCTTGAGGATGCATATCGCTTGTGCTTGATGATGAGAAAGACAGGTTTATATGTTACAAGAAACTcttattattctattttgagAAGCTATCTTAGTAACAGAGATAGGGAGCACATGCTGCCCCTATTGAATATCTTTCTAAAAGAATATGGCCTAGTTGATCCAATGATGCGAAGGATACTAGCATGCTACCTATGTTTAAAAGATATTCATAGTGCCCTTCAATTTATGGAAAAAACAATCACCCTTCCGGTCTCCATCCTCAGGATTCTGATAAAGGAAGGTAGAGCTTTAGATGCATATAAGCTTGTGGTAAAGACTCAAGATAGTTTACAAGTCATGTATGCTGATTATGCCAATCTGATTGATGCCTTATGCAAGGGAGGATATCTCAATAAAGCATTGGATCTTTGTGCCTTCGTTGAAAAGAAAGGGATCACTTTAGACATAGTTGTATATAATTCTATAATAAATGGATTGTGCCATGAGGGACGTCTTATTGAAGCATTTCGGCTATTTGATTCATTGGAGAAACTTAATTTGATACCCTCTGAAATAACTTATGCCACATTAATTTATGCACTGAGTAGGGAGGGATATCTGGTAGATGCTGAGCATGTTTTCAGTAAAATGGTCCTGAAGGGCTTTCAACCAAAAACACAAGTTTACAATTCACTACTTGAGGGTATTTCAAAGTTTGGTCAATTAGAGAATGCGCTGGAGCTTCTAAACGATATGGAGACAAAATATATTGAGCCTGACAGCTTGACGGTTAGTGCTGTCATAAATTGCCATTGCCAAAAGGGCAACATGGAAGGAGCACTTCAATTCTATTATGAGTTCAAGAGGAAGGATGTATCACCTGATTTTTTTGGGTTCTTGTACTTGATAAGAGGCTTATGTTCAAAGGGACGGATGGAAGAAGCTAGGAGCGTCTTGAGAGAAATGCTCAAATCGAAGAATATTGAAGAGATAATTAACATAGTTAACAATGAGGTTGATAATGAGTCAATAGGTggctttcttgccattttgtgTGAGCAAGGAAGTATTCAAGAAGCCCTTACAGTtcttaatgaaattgcaagcacACTTTATCCTGTTCTAAGGTTATCTACATATAATCAAGGAGCTCACGCACAGAGGAACATTTCTGAGCTAAACGCTGGTTTACAATCTTCAAGGTCTCTATCCTCCTCTTGTAGAATTGGTTTGGATTTCGGATCTTGTGATGCTAGCGTTGAAAGTGATCTTACAATAAATAATGATAGTCATGTGACAAGGTCCCGGCCACTCAACTTTGACTTCTATTATTCCATGATTGCCACACATTGTGCCAAAGGGGAGCTACAGAAAGCTAATCAAGTAGCTAAGGGAATGCTTTCCCACCTAAGGCGATGA